Proteins co-encoded in one Cydia strobilella chromosome 14, ilCydStro3.1, whole genome shotgun sequence genomic window:
- the LOC134747288 gene encoding uncharacterized protein LOC134747288, with protein sequence MCIFKNSQHQRAMRRISPHNPVRRRLFPEAHIEEEARMDNCANVLQESIARDQAAMTKKYNFDFATETALPGEWDWSTRDDENWIGFKSNTMETTQKDKDCVEMRLENETTPKEKPDKELPAVRKRKSDAAASDSGARRKISFD encoded by the exons AACTCACAGCACCAAAGAGCCATGCGTCGTATCTCCCCTCACAACCCGGTGCGCCGGCGACTCTTCCCCGAGGCACATATAGAAGAGGAAGCCCGCATGGACAACTGCGCCAATGTGCTGCAAGAATCTATAGCCAG GGACCAAGCCGCCATgacaaagaaatataattttgacTTCGCAACCGAGACTGCGCTACCAGGCGAATGGGATTGGTCTACGCGCGACGACGAAAATTGGATCGGGTTCAAATCGAACACGATGGAAACTACGCAAAAAGATAAAGACTGCGTTGAAATGAGACTAGAAAATGAGACCACCCCGAAAGAAAAACCTGACAAGGAATTGCCTGCTGTTAGAAAGAGAAAGAGCGATGCGGCGGCGAGCGACAGCGGAGCGAGAAGGAAGATCAGTTTCGACTAA